The nucleotide window ATTTGTGTTCGATGAACGTGACGCCAAAGACATCATGGTGCCGCGTACGGAACTGGTGACTTTGAATCAGTATATGACCTATGACGATATTATTCCTATATTGGATGAACATAACTATTCACGTTACCCTGTCATCGAGGATGGGGACAAGGACCGCATTATCGGCGTCGTGAATGTGAAAAAGATTTTGCCTGACATGGTTGCCGCAAGAGCATATCAACTGAGCGAATTCGTTCGTGAAATTCCGTTCGTTTCCGAAGTTACAAGTATCCAGGATGCGATGATTAAAATGCAGCAGGAACGTGTACACATGGCCGTGGTCGTAGATGAATACGGTGGTACTTCGGGAATCATTACGATGGAGGATATTCTGGAGGAGCTAGTTGGTGAGATTCGTGATGAATTCGATGCCGATGAGGTGGCTGATATCCAGGAAACCGGAGAAAATCAGTATCTCATTAATGGCCGGGTACTTTTGGATGAAGTGGAGCGGCAGTTCGGGCTTATCTTTGAAGGTAATGAAGAGATGGATACCGTTGCCGGATGGATTCAGTACCAGAAGGGTGTAGGTGTGGAAAAAGGTGACACGGTAGAACACGGTGATTATGTCTGGACCGTTGTCGATACCGAAAATTATCACATCAAGCAAGTTCTTCTGGAACGAGTGAGCGGCGCGCAGGTTGAGGAAGCTACAAGCGATCTGGCGTGATCTTGCCCGAAAATCTTTTAAAAATTTTAAATGTTTTTGCGATAACGTAGAGGACAGAATAGACTGAAGAAGCGAAGCGTCCGCCTTTATCCCCGGATTTTCCCCTTTTATATAAGGAATAAAAAAATCTGGGGATAACAGCGGTCGGAAGGTTATTCTGTCATCGGAGTGGTCTGAGCAACCTTAATATAAATTTTACTTGGAGGTGAATCCCTCAACCTGAGGGAAATCATTGGACGGAATAATAGCCTTGAATTTATTTTTAGTAGCCGTATTTATCGGCCTGACAGCCTTTTTCGTTGGAGCTGAATTTGCAATTCTTAAAGTACGGATGTCCCGAATCGATCAATTGATCTCGGAAGGCAACAAAAAGGCAGTACTGGCCAAAAAAGTGGCGTACAACCTGGATTATTATCTGTCTGCATGTCAATTGGGGATTACCATCACGGCGCTGGTATTGGGAGCACTGGGTGAACCTACCGTTGAGAAAATGCTGCATCCGCTGTTTGAGCGATTGGAAGTACCAGCGGCGTTATCTACTGTGCTTTCCTACGGTATCGCTCTGGCAATCATTACGTTCCTGCACGTGGTTATTGGTGAGTTGGCACCGAAAACACTGGCGATCCAGTTTGCAGAGAGAATGACGTTGTTGCTGGCACCACCACTGTACTGGTTCGGTAAAATCATGAATCCGTTCATCTATGCTTTGAATGGAGCTGCTCGTCTGTTGCTTGGCATATTTGGTGTAAAACCTGCTGGGCACGATACCGTTCACTCCGAAGAAGAGCTGAAGCTGATTATGGCACAGAGCTATGAGAGTGGCGAGATCAACCAGACGGAGCTAGACTATCTCAAAAACATTTTTGCTTTTGATGAGCGTCTGCTTCAGGAGATTATGATTCCAAGAGATAAAATCGTTACGTTGAATAAAGAAATGCCGCTTGATCAGATCATTGAGATGCTGAATCGACACGAATACACGAGATACCCTGTTATTGCGAATGGGGATCAGGCTCATTTTGTTGGCTTTATTAATACGAAAGAAATGCTGACCAGTGTGGCTGCGGGCCGCGCCTTCAATATGGAGACATTTGTTCATAATACGCCGAGTTTCTCCGAGCGTTCTCCAATTAAGGATGTGCTGATCCAGATGCAGCAAAGCCGTGTACACATTGCAACCGTGAAAAACGAAGCAGGTGCTACGGTAGGTATGGTTACGATGGAGGATATCCTTGAAGAGATTGTCGGCGATATCAAGGATGAATATGAGCACAAGGATTTGGTGAATCCACCAAAAAGAATGAAATTGGTTTAAGAAGTATTGATACAAAGGTAATACACGATTAACGAAGCAACGTAATCGTTCTAACGATAAGCAGGCTCCCGATGTGATCGGGGCCTGTTTTTGTTATAAAATCTTAATTTTAAAATAAAAGCTTGCATATCATGGTTCAATGGATTAATATAAATTTAAAGAATCTTAATTTAAAGATAAATAACCAAAACGAAATAAATAAAAGAAGCAAAATAAGTCGAACTAATAACTTACACGTAACGAAGAGGACAGAAAAAACTTGAAAAAGCGAAGCGTTCGCCTTTATCCCCGGATTTTCCCTTAGGAAAAGAAATCAAAAAAATCTGGGGATAACAGCGATTGGAAGGTTATTCTGTCATCGTAGTGTCTGTGTAAATAAACCAAGGGAGTGGAGATTATGTTCAGAACTTCAGGAATTCATCATATTACAGCTTTTGTAGACGATGCACAGAAAAACGTTGATTTTTATGCAGGTGTGTTGGCGCTCAGACTGGTGAAAAAAACCATTAACTTTGATGCACCAGACGTGTATCACTTGTATTACGGAAACGAGCAGGGTGCACCGGGCACAATTATCACCTTTTTCCCACAGCAGAATTCAAGAAGAGGTGTCATTGGTTCAGGTCAGACTGGAGTTACGGTATATGCGGTTCCTGTGGGCAGCCTGCCTTTCTGGAAAGAACGTCTTGCTTCCTTCGATATTCCATATGAAAATAAAACGAGATTCGGTGAGCAGTACATTCGTTTCTTCGACAAAGGCGGTCTGCTGCTTGAACTGGTTGAGCGCGAAGGTGGTCAGCCAAGCAAATGGTCTTTCAACGGTGTAACACCAGAGCATGCCATCAAAGGGTTCGGCGGTGCCGTATTGTTCAGTCATGTTCCTGAGAAAACCATGGACGTATTGGTGAGCAAACTGGGTCTGGAGCAGGTTGGCGAAGAGGACGGACTCCTTCGTCTTCAGGCAAGCGGCGATATTGGCCAGATCATCGACATTCAGTCTACAGGTATCCAACGCGGGATTGGCGGAGCCGGAACGGTTCACCATATAGCATGGCGTGCCAAAGATTACGTGGAGCATGAACAAATTCAGCAGGATCTTGAACAATCCGGGTATCATCCAACGCCAGTCATTGACCGTCAATACTTCAACGCTGTGTATTTCCGGGAGCCGGGAGGCATACTGTTCGAATTGGCTACGGATCCTCCGGGATTTGCACGGGATGAACCAGCAGAGAGCATGGGCGAGAAACTGATGTTGCCTGAATGGTATGAACCACAGCGTGAGCAGATTGAACAATTGTTGCCACGAATTGAAGTACGTGAATGGAAAGGAGAGTCCAAATCATGACCACAACCAATACAATGAAACATATCTATAAAGCAGGTGCTCAGCCGGATGCTCCAACGATTCTGTTGCTTCACGGCACAGGCGGAACCGAGAATGATCTGGTAGGTCTGGCGGAGATGATCGCACCGGGAGCGGGCATACTTGGGGTGCGGGGTAACGTATCGGAGAACGGGATGCCCCGTTTCTTCCGCCGCCTGGCCGAAGGTATTTTTGATGAAGAGGATCTGATTGCTCGTACGGCGGAGTTGGGATCTTTTGTAGATGCAGCTGCGGTGGAATATGGATTCGACCGTTCCAACGTGTATGCACTGGGTTACTCGAATGGTGCCAACATTGCGGCGAGCCTGATCTTCCATCAAGCGGATGTATTCAAAGGTGCAATTCTGCATCATCCGATGGTACCGCTGCGCGGACTCGAACTGCCGGATCTGAAAGGTCTGCCTGTGTTCATTGGTGCGGGCGAGAACGATCCGATTGTACCAAGACGTGAAACCGAGGAACTTGCTTCGTTGCTGAGCGGTGCAGGTGCCGATGTAAACACGCATTGGGAGCGTCAGGGTCATCAGTTGACTCGTACCGAGGCAGAAGCTGCGGCAGCTTGGTTTAAGACACAGGCGTAAGATATGAAACGTATAGAGACAGCCTGATCGTGAAGATCGGGCTGTTTTTCCTTTTTATTTAGTCATCGTCAGGAAGAGGAAATGATTTACTGGTGTTATGTAACCGTTACTAACCGGGTAAACATTTGAATGTGTGGTAGATAACCTTGTATGCTTAGTGATATAGCTATGCATCAACATCATGAACTGGAGGGGTTAATGTGGAACGTAACATCAAGGAACTGGTACAGCGGATGACACTGGAAGAAAAAGCGGGTATGTGCTCGGGACTGGACTTTTGGCATTTGAAAGGGGTGGAGCGTCTTGGCATTCCATCCATCATGGTGACGGACGGACCTCATGGGTTGCGCAAGCAGGATGGGAGTGCAGATCATCTGGGTCTAACGTCGAGCGTGCCTGCAACCTGTTTCCCGTCTGCGGCAGGATTGGCTAGTTCATGGGACAAGGAACTGGCGCGTCAGGTCGGAGTGGCCTTGGGTGAGGAATGTCAGGCCGAGGATGTAGCGGTACTGCTTGGGCCGGGTGTGAATATTAAACGTTCCCCGCTGGGCGGGCGTAATTTTGAATACTTTTCCGAAGATCCGTTGTTATCCACGCAGATGGCTACCGGTCATATTCAGGGTGTGCAGAGTCAGGGTGTGGGTACATCTCTCAAACACTTTGCAGTCAATAATCAGGAAGAACGGCGCATGTCGATTGATGCGGTAGTAGATGAACGGACGCTGCGCGAGATTTATCTGGCGAGCTTCGAAGGTGCGGTGAAGGATGGACAGCCGTGGACGGTGATGTGTTCCTACAACAAGGTGAACGGTACGTATGCAGGTGAGAATGAATGGTTGCTTACGGATATCCTGAAAGACGAATGGGGTCACGAAGGTCTTGTGGTATCAGACTGGGGTGCGGTCAATGAACGTGCAGACGCCCTTGCAGCAGGACTGGAACTGGAGATGCCAACAAGCGGTGGAATCGGTGAGCGTAAAGTGATCGATGCCGTAGAGAGCGGACAACTGCCGTTGGACAAGCTGGATCGGGCAGTGGAGCGTCTACTTAAGCTGATCTTCAATGCCGTTGATCAAAAGCAAGAAGGGGCTACATATAACAAGGATGAGCATCACCAACTTGCGCGCAAGGTAGCAGCCGAGAGTATGGTTTTGTTGAAAAATGAAGAAGGTCTCCTGCCGCTGAGGCGTGAAGGCGAAGTGGCATTAATCGGGGCATTTGCGCGCAAACCTCGCTTCCAGGGCGGCGGCAGTTCCCACATTAATCCGACCAAAGTGGATGATATTGTGGAAGAGATGACGCAGGTAGCTGGAGAAGGTGTAACCTTCTCGTATGCCCCAGGTTATCGGATTGAAGCAGATGATGTGGATGAGACATTGATGCATGAGGCTGTACAGGCAGCACAGTCAGCGGATACCGCTGTGGTATTCGTCGGATTGCCCGATCGTTATGAATCGGAAGGATATGATCGTGCCCATCTGCGTCTGCCTGACAATCATATTCGGTTGATCGAAGAGATTGCCAAGGTTCAATCACGTGTGGTCGTAGTTCTGAGCAACGGATCTCCAGTGGAGATGCCTTGGCTACCCCAGGTACAAGCGGTGCTTGAAGCTTATCTTGGTGGACAGGCCGTTGGTGGAGCGATAGCTGATCTGTTGTATGGAGAGGTGAATCCATCCGGTAAACTGGCAGAGACATTCCCTGCCAAGCTCAGCCATAATCCATCTTATTTGAATTTCCCTGGTGAAGGGGATCGTGTTGATTACCGTGAAGGCATCTTTGTTGGTTACCGCTATTATGACAAAAAAGAGCTGGAGCCACTGTTCCCGTTTGGCTATGGACTGAGTTATACGACATTTGAATATGCTGATCTGAAGGTAGATCGCACAGAACTGACCGATCAGGATGAAGTGAATGTGCATGTTCGGGTTACCAATACCGGAGACATTGCTGGCAAGGAGATCGTACAGCTGTATGTCAGCGACGTAGAGAGCACAGTTATTCGTCCAGTCAAAGAACTGAAAGCTTTTGTCAAAGTAGCTCTGGAACCTGGCGAATCCGAAGTGGTGAGCTTTACACTAAACAAGCGTTCATTCGCCTATTACAACGTGGATATGAAGGACTGGCATGTGGAGACCGGTGAGTTCGAGATTCAGGTCGGCAGTTCCTCACGGGACATTCATGTTCACACACGTGTGAATGTAGAGTCTACAGCGACATTCCTTCCAACCTATACGCGTAATAGTACATTGGGTGATATCCAGCGTGATCCGGCCCATAAACAGCTGCTGGAACAGGCTTTGCAGCAATTCCAGGAGGCTAGTGGATTTGGCGGTGATGATGCTGGGGATCACGCGGATATGATGGATGCGATGATGAAATATATGCCGCTGCGTGCACTGGTTGCGTTTAGCGGTGGGGCCATGACGGAAGAAGCGATGAATGAGCTTCTGGGGCAGCTGAACAACAAGGATCATGGTATTCGGGAATAAGGGGCAGCGGCCTTAAACCGAGATTTGTCCTTCCTTGGATTAAACGAATGTGCAATCCGTGCAGGCACTGCGCACGAAGCAACAAGAAGGTGTATATGAGGGCCAGCCGTTTAGTGGCTGGTACAGTTACCCGATCCGATCATGGATCGGGTTTTCTTTTTGTATAAGGAAAAAAGAGGGTTACCGAAACTGTGGGATAGGGATGATCCTTGCAACGTGACAGAGGAGACAGGACTGCTGTAACTAGATGAAGCAATATGGTTGTCGTATAGCATGGATTATTCTATAATGAAGTAATTGATAATCATTTTCAATTAGATTCGGTGAAAGATGACTATGCTTGTAATCAGGAGGGGAACATGGATCCTAATCCTAGCTCACATACGTTTGGTTCAAGTGCGTTTGTTCAGACCCGCGATGGTCGCAAACTACATTATATGTCTAGGGGAACAGGGGAACTGACGGTTGTATTTGAATCCGGTATGGGCGCCTCCAGATCCAACTGGGGACTGGTAGCACCAGCCATTGCTGAGCATGCACGTGCTGTCGTGTATGACAGGGCAGGGGCGGGGCGAAGTGATATCG belongs to Paenibacillus sp. FSL H8-0079 and includes:
- a CDS encoding hemolysin family protein; this translates as MDIITILNIALLIILIALTAFFVASEFAVVKIRTSRVDQLVAEGNKKAVLAKKVVSDLDYYLSACQLGITVTALGLGALGKPTVERLLYPVFNYLDVPASISSIASYAIAFILVTFLHVVIGEMAPKTLAIQFSEKLTLMLSPSLYWFGKIMYPFIWALNGTSRVLLRGFGVKPAEHDQAYSEDEIKIIMNQSYEGDENNKTKLSYLENVFVFDERDAKDIMVPRTELVTLNQYMTYDDIIPILDEHNYSRYPVIEDGDKDRIIGVVNVKKILPDMVAARAYQLSEFVREIPFVSEVTSIQDAMIKMQQERVHMAVVVDEYGGTSGIITMEDILEELVGEIRDEFDADEVADIQETGENQYLINGRVLLDEVERQFGLIFEGNEEMDTVAGWIQYQKGVGVEKGDTVEHGDYVWTVVDTENYHIKQVLLERVSGAQVEEATSDLA
- a CDS encoding hemolysin family protein — protein: MDGIIALNLFLVAVFIGLTAFFVGAEFAILKVRMSRIDQLISEGNKKAVLAKKVAYNLDYYLSACQLGITITALVLGALGEPTVEKMLHPLFERLEVPAALSTVLSYGIALAIITFLHVVIGELAPKTLAIQFAERMTLLLAPPLYWFGKIMNPFIYALNGAARLLLGIFGVKPAGHDTVHSEEELKLIMAQSYESGEINQTELDYLKNIFAFDERLLQEIMIPRDKIVTLNKEMPLDQIIEMLNRHEYTRYPVIANGDQAHFVGFINTKEMLTSVAAGRAFNMETFVHNTPSFSERSPIKDVLIQMQQSRVHIATVKNEAGATVGMVTMEDILEEIVGDIKDEYEHKDLVNPPKRMKLV
- a CDS encoding ring-cleaving dioxygenase; this encodes MMFRTSGIHHITAFVDDAQKNVDFYAGVLALRLVKKTINFDAPDVYHLYYGNEQGAPGTIITFFPQQNSRRGVIGSGQTGVTVYAVPVGSLPFWKERLASFDIPYENKTRFGEQYIRFFDKGGLLLELVEREGGQPSKWSFNGVTPEHAIKGFGGAVLFSHVPEKTMDVLVSKLGLEQVGEEDGLLRLQASGDIGQIIDIQSTGIQRGIGGAGTVHHIAWRAKDYVEHEQIQQDLEQSGYHPTPVIDRQYFNAVYFREPGGILFELATDPPGFARDEPAESMGEKLMLPEWYEPQREQIEQLLPRIEVREWKGESKS
- a CDS encoding alpha/beta hydrolase; the encoded protein is MKHIYKAGAQPDAPTILLLHGTGGTENDLVGLAEMIAPGAGILGVRGNVSENGMPRFFRRLAEGIFDEEDLIARTAELGSFVDAAAVEYGFDRSNVYALGYSNGANIAASLIFHQADVFKGAILHHPMVPLRGLELPDLKGLPVFIGAGENDPIVPRRETEELASLLSGAGADVNTHWERQGHQLTRTEAEAAAAWFKTQA
- a CDS encoding glycoside hydrolase family 3 C-terminal domain-containing protein yields the protein MERNIKELVQRMTLEEKAGMCSGLDFWHLKGVERLGIPSIMVTDGPHGLRKQDGSADHLGLTSSVPATCFPSAAGLASSWDKELARQVGVALGEECQAEDVAVLLGPGVNIKRSPLGGRNFEYFSEDPLLSTQMATGHIQGVQSQGVGTSLKHFAVNNQEERRMSIDAVVDERTLREIYLASFEGAVKDGQPWTVMCSYNKVNGTYAGENEWLLTDILKDEWGHEGLVVSDWGAVNERADALAAGLELEMPTSGGIGERKVIDAVESGQLPLDKLDRAVERLLKLIFNAVDQKQEGATYNKDEHHQLARKVAAESMVLLKNEEGLLPLRREGEVALIGAFARKPRFQGGGSSHINPTKVDDIVEEMTQVAGEGVTFSYAPGYRIEADDVDETLMHEAVQAAQSADTAVVFVGLPDRYESEGYDRAHLRLPDNHIRLIEEIAKVQSRVVVVLSNGSPVEMPWLPQVQAVLEAYLGGQAVGGAIADLLYGEVNPSGKLAETFPAKLSHNPSYLNFPGEGDRVDYREGIFVGYRYYDKKELEPLFPFGYGLSYTTFEYADLKVDRTELTDQDEVNVHVRVTNTGDIAGKEIVQLYVSDVESTVIRPVKELKAFVKVALEPGESEVVSFTLNKRSFAYYNVDMKDWHVETGEFEIQVGSSSRDIHVHTRVNVESTATFLPTYTRNSTLGDIQRDPAHKQLLEQALQQFQEASGFGGDDAGDHADMMDAMMKYMPLRALVAFSGGAMTEEAMNELLGQLNNKDHGIRE